The DNA region GACAGACTCTATGAGGTCAATGATGGCTATTGGAATATGACGTATGGCATCCTTTCTGCCGATTATGTGCTAGAAGATATTGAGCGACATCTTCTAGGTGAGTAAGTCTGTGTTAAACGAAAAGCAAGGACCTGATCGAATGAATGAAACTGATCGAGTGAATCAAGCTGATCAGGGTAGTCAAGTTAGTCAAGGTGATAGAACAGATAAAGAGAATGAAAAAGGTAGAGTAGATACATTGGAAAAAGGTGAAAAGGAGTATACGAGACAATTAGAGCAAAAGGATTCATTAGCAAAGATCTTAGGGAAAAGCTTTGGCATGCTAGGAGCTCTAATTGTGGTAGCTTTGTTATTTCTAGCAAGCTTAGCATACGGTTACACTGATACGAACATAGGGACAGTCATCCAAGCTTATATGAGCTATGATGGTTCCTCAGAGCAAACAGTTATCCGAACATTAAGAATGCCTAGAGCTATCCTCGCTTTACTAGTAGGCTCTTGCCTAGCCATTTCAGGGGCATTAATGCAAGCTTTAACCCGAAATCCGATGGCTTCTCCAGGCATTTTAGGGATAAATGCAGGTGCTAGCCTTAGTGTGGTCATTGGAATGACTGTATTTTCAGTGCATTCCTTACAAGGCTTTATGTGGTTTGCCTTTTTTGGAGCTTTTGCCTCAGCTATAGCTGTATATGTACTAGGCTCCATGGGAAGAGAAGGGCTGACACCTCTAAAATTAACCATGGCTGGGGTGGTTTTAGCTTCTCTTTTTTCCTCTTTAACAACGGGTGCCCTTATTCTCAATGAAAACAGGTTAGAGAATGTTCTATTCTGGTTAGCCGGTTCAGTGGAAGGTAGGAAAATAGAGGTTGTCCTTCCCGTCCTACCCTTCATTCTGATAGGTATGCTAATTGCCTTCTTAATGGGTGGGAAAATTAATGCTCTTTTGGTTGGGGAAGATGTAGCTAAGGGGCTTGGTCAGAAAACCTGGATGGTCAAAACGTTTGGAGTGCTTGTCGTTGTCCTGCTATCTGGTAGTGCTGTTTCGATGGCAGGTCCGATTGGCTTTATCGGTCTCATTGTTCCTCATATGGTTAGAGGTTTAGTAGGGATAGATCATAGATGGGTTTTGCCCTATTGCGCTATTTTCGGAGCAGCCCTATTGCTAGCTGCAGATATTGCTGCTCGTTTTATTCTTTTTCCTAAGGAAGTACCCGTTGGGGTAGCCACGGCCGTTGTAGGTGTTCCCTTTTTTATCTACCTCGCTAGAAGAGGAGTGATGAAAGGATGAGAATGAGAATG from Bacillus horti includes:
- a CDS encoding FecCD family ABC transporter permease — its product is MLGALIVVALLFLASLAYGYTDTNIGTVIQAYMSYDGSSEQTVIRTLRMPRAILALLVGSCLAISGALMQALTRNPMASPGILGINAGASLSVVIGMTVFSVHSLQGFMWFAFFGAFASAIAVYVLGSMGREGLTPLKLTMAGVVLASLFSSLTTGALILNENRLENVLFWLAGSVEGRKIEVVLPVLPFILIGMLIAFLMGGKINALLVGEDVAKGLGQKTWMVKTFGVLVVVLLSGSAVSMAGPIGFIGLIVPHMVRGLVGIDHRWVLPYCAIFGAALLLAADIAARFILFPKEVPVGVATAVVGVPFFIYLARRGVMKG